From ANME-2 cluster archaeon, one genomic window encodes:
- the ilvN gene encoding acetolactate synthase small subunit: protein MKHTLAVLVENKPGVLARVSGLFSRRGFNIESLAVGITDNPDISRMTIVVAGDDRVLDQVTKQLNKLIDVIKVSDLDPADAIERELALLKVKVDKGNRSEVIQIVDVFRAHIVDVGVKTMIVAVTGTGDKIDAIEKLMRNFGIVEVVRTGKISMNRGAKTVNVES from the coding sequence ATGAAACATACACTTGCTGTGCTGGTGGAGAATAAACCGGGTGTGCTGGCAAGAGTATCCGGGCTGTTCAGCCGCAGGGGATTCAATATTGAAAGCCTGGCTGTAGGTATTACTGACAATCCTGATATTTCAAGGATGACTATTGTAGTGGCAGGTGATGACCGTGTGCTTGACCAGGTTACCAAGCAGTTGAACAAGCTCATTGATGTAATAAAGGTCAGTGACCTCGACCCTGCCGATGCCATTGAACGTGAACTTGCCCTGTTAAAGGTGAAGGTGGATAAAGGCAACCGTTCTGAGGTTATACAGATAGTGGACGTTTTCAGGGCGCATATAGTTGATGTTGGTGTCAAGACCATGATTGTTGCTGTAACCGGAACCGGGGACAAGATCGATGCTATCGAGAAGCTTATGCGCAATTTCGGTATCGTGGAAGTAGTGCGGACTGGCAAGATATCCATGAATCGCGGTGCAAAGACCGTGAATGTGGAAAGTTAG